A DNA window from bacterium contains the following coding sequences:
- a CDS encoding choice-of-anchor J domain-containing protein → MHRLTKLFVLAACLLLIGTAFASQVKGPVAGLIGKNGVIESPAFSGASDYQLPAVGSRRPGSLDEIIISEGFEAYDTGDLPTGWTQVDVDNAACPVPEFEGFSRWIVLNQQGQGGLWPAHTGTKSVANAYNNGAVANNDWLILPQQNLTGTITLNYWASTQDPIYPESFEVRVSTTGNAPANFTNLVATHSGVPQAWTEYTEDLSAFAGAPFYIAFHYISVDMFVFKIDDVVLEGTAGAVGHVAGLVLDDVSGDPLAGVTVSGAGGGGTTDASGNYVFSAPAGTYSITFTKDGYTSLTVPNITVVEGDTVMVDALLAPEAETNDDCDSPLEVTAGDYAFSTAEATVDASIAALPASCNEGFGVAFGPDIWFLYTAPGTGVLEVSTCDQADFDTRMAVYSDGTGSAPACPTTNDDFLGCNDDGAGCGGFTSRLTFNITSGVSYLIRVGGFGTESGTGTVTFTATTDANDAPAIPSAYALHQAYPNPFNPSTQISFDVPATTNATLKVFNSLGQEVATLLDGQVTAGAHTMTFEASSLPSGLYFAQLHAGSFVSTQKLVLMK, encoded by the coding sequence ATGCACAGATTGACAAAACTATTTGTTCTGGCGGCCTGCCTGCTGCTCATCGGCACGGCGTTCGCGAGCCAGGTGAAGGGCCCCGTCGCGGGTCTGATCGGCAAGAACGGCGTCATCGAGAGCCCGGCTTTCAGCGGTGCGTCAGACTACCAGCTTCCCGCGGTCGGCTCGCGCCGCCCCGGATCGCTCGACGAGATCATCATCTCGGAGGGCTTTGAAGCCTATGATACCGGCGATCTGCCGACCGGCTGGACGCAGGTGGACGTAGACAACGCGGCTTGCCCCGTTCCCGAGTTCGAGGGCTTCTCGCGCTGGATCGTCTTGAATCAGCAGGGCCAGGGCGGCTTGTGGCCTGCTCACACCGGCACCAAGTCCGTCGCGAATGCCTACAACAACGGCGCGGTGGCCAACAACGACTGGCTGATCCTGCCGCAGCAGAACCTCACGGGCACGATCACGCTGAACTACTGGGCGTCCACGCAAGACCCCATCTACCCGGAATCGTTCGAAGTGCGCGTTTCGACCACTGGCAATGCTCCGGCGAACTTCACGAACCTGGTGGCGACGCACTCCGGTGTGCCGCAGGCATGGACCGAGTACACGGAAGACCTTTCCGCCTTTGCGGGCGCGCCGTTCTACATTGCGTTCCACTACATTTCGGTGGACATGTTTGTCTTTAAGATTGACGACGTCGTGCTCGAAGGTACGGCTGGTGCTGTCGGCCACGTCGCTGGTCTCGTGCTCGACGACGTGTCGGGCGATCCGCTGGCTGGCGTGACCGTTTCGGGCGCGGGTGGCGGCGGAACGACCGATGCCTCGGGCAACTACGTCTTCAGTGCGCCTGCCGGAACCTATTCAATTACCTTCACCAAGGACGGCTACACGTCGCTGACCGTACCCAACATCACCGTTGTTGAAGGTGACACCGTCATGGTGGACGCCCTGTTGGCTCCTGAAGCTGAAACCAACGATGACTGTGACTCTCCGCTGGAAGTCACTGCCGGCGACTATGCCTTCTCGACGGCTGAAGCCACGGTAGACGCGAGCATCGCCGCACTGCCCGCTTCGTGCAACGAAGGCTTCGGCGTCGCCTTCGGTCCCGACATCTGGTTCCTTTACACGGCACCGGGTACAGGCGTGTTGGAAGTCTCGACCTGTGATCAGGCTGATTTTGATACCCGTATGGCCGTCTATTCCGACGGCACCGGCAGCGCTCCGGCCTGCCCGACGACGAACGACGATTTCCTCGGCTGCAACGATGATGGCGCTGGATGCGGTGGCTTTACGTCGCGTTTGACGTTCAATATCACGAGCGGCGTTTCCTACCTGATTCGCGTCGGCGGCTTCGGCACCGAAAGCGGAACCGGTACGGTTACCTTCACGGCCACGACCGATGCCAACGACGCGCCCGCTATTCCGTCCGCCTATGCGTTGCATCAGGCCTATCCGAATCCGTTCAACCCGAGCACGCAGATCAGCTTCGACGTGCCTGCGACGACGAACGCCACGTTGAAGGTCTTCAACTCGCTGGGCCAGGAAGTCGCCACGCTGCTCGACGGTCAAGTGACCGCCGGTGCGCACACGATGACCTTTGAAGCAAGCAGTCTCCCCAGCGGTCTCTACTTCGCGCAACTGCATGCAGGCAGCTTCGTCTCCACGCAGAAGCTCGTGTTGATGAAGTAA
- a CDS encoding proprotein convertase P-domain-containing protein, whose amino-acid sequence MLLISSLWATQPEPRKHFGATRPQQSLVRWPHQALDSLYSAPGLPLPIEDLHITVATIIVPDSYNVEDVDVGMTLTHPWVRDLTIWLERDTTVLDSFFVRRDTLWVTDTTWRWDSTWQDTLIPSVAQALLLDLFPGDDIVNMTDTWFDDEARDSIYHGLPPFTGVYKPLRSMDSLFVGHNAYGEWRLVVHDNFLGDEGLLEAFQLEINGVQVLRGTITSSTCGLPLGGASVVVQDLALVDTIALTTTAANGTYGFTRLAPGSYAMLVRAATYDSLWITPVVVDGVNPTVVDAIMIADSGTCDVIYPGPARPIADQARVEVELNVPLAPPIMDLDVTVNCASSWITELRFALVHPAGDSITLFSFGDTLPDRGDNMVNCRFDDEAAQSYADGEGPFTGSFRPYEALSLFDNRSPQGTWTFSADDYGVGDTGTLQNFTLHFALPVAAAEHDALLPEAFALRPAYPNPFNPSTALTLDVAQTGDYSLEVFDVTGRLVATLYDGKLSGGRHEFHWTALEASSGVYFARALSASQQQTIKLVLLK is encoded by the coding sequence TTGCTTCTGATCAGTTCCCTGTGGGCGACACAGCCGGAACCGCGGAAGCATTTTGGCGCGACGCGCCCGCAACAGTCGCTCGTGCGCTGGCCCCATCAGGCGCTCGACTCGCTGTATTCCGCGCCCGGCCTGCCGCTGCCGATTGAGGACTTGCACATCACCGTGGCCACGATTATCGTGCCCGACTCGTACAATGTCGAGGACGTGGACGTGGGCATGACGCTCACGCATCCGTGGGTGCGCGACCTGACGATTTGGCTCGAACGCGACACCACGGTATTGGACAGCTTCTTCGTGCGGCGCGATACGCTCTGGGTCACCGACACGACGTGGCGCTGGGATTCAACCTGGCAGGACACGCTGATTCCCTCTGTGGCGCAAGCGCTATTGCTCGACCTCTTCCCCGGCGATGACATCGTCAACATGACGGACACGTGGTTTGACGATGAAGCCCGCGACAGCATCTACCATGGACTGCCGCCCTTCACGGGCGTCTATAAACCGTTGCGCAGTATGGACAGCTTGTTCGTAGGCCATAATGCGTACGGCGAGTGGCGCTTGGTCGTGCACGACAATTTCCTCGGCGATGAAGGTCTGCTCGAGGCCTTCCAGCTTGAAATTAACGGCGTCCAGGTTCTGCGCGGCACGATCACCAGCTCCACCTGCGGACTGCCGCTGGGCGGTGCGTCCGTCGTCGTGCAAGACCTCGCGCTGGTGGACACGATTGCACTGACTACGACCGCAGCCAACGGCACCTACGGCTTCACCCGCCTGGCGCCCGGCAGCTACGCGATGTTAGTCCGCGCCGCAACCTACGATTCGCTCTGGATTACCCCCGTCGTCGTGGATGGTGTCAATCCGACCGTCGTGGATGCGATCATGATCGCGGATTCGGGCACATGCGACGTTATCTACCCCGGCCCGGCCCGACCGATTGCCGATCAGGCGCGCGTTGAAGTCGAATTAAATGTGCCCCTCGCGCCGCCCATTATGGATTTGGATGTCACCGTCAACTGTGCGAGTTCGTGGATTACCGAACTGCGTTTCGCGTTGGTGCATCCGGCGGGCGATTCGATCACGCTGTTCAGCTTCGGCGACACGCTGCCGGATCGCGGCGATAACATGGTCAACTGCCGCTTCGATGACGAGGCCGCGCAATCCTATGCCGACGGCGAAGGTCCGTTCACCGGTTCGTTCCGGCCTTACGAAGCGCTGTCCCTGTTTGACAATCGTTCCCCGCAAGGGACGTGGACGTTCTCGGCTGATGACTACGGCGTGGGCGACACGGGCACGCTGCAGAACTTTACGCTGCACTTTGCGCTTCCGGTTGCCGCCGCTGAGCATGATGCCCTGTTACCTGAAGCCTTTGCCTTGCGTCCGGCGTATCCCAATCCGTTTAATCCCAGCACCGCGCTGACGCTCGATGTCGCGCAGACCGGGGACTACTCGCTCGAGGTCTTTGATGTGACCGGGCGTTTGGTCGCCACGCTGTATGACGGCAAGTTAAGCGGCGGCCGCCATGAGTTTCATTGGACGGCCCTCGAAGCCTCCAGCGGCGTGTACTTCGCCCGCGCACTCTCGGCCTCGCAACAGCAGACGATCAAACTCGTCTTATTGAAGTAA
- a CDS encoding GNAT family N-acetyltransferase: MIVSTAKIADLPQLLELIAEYQADGEEFEALAEDINTEYLREILENDRLGHVIIGYTSSGVPVGFLLMYLTPSTLEAQRIPTILDLFVRVNQREKGFGRQLFDHAIRWAKKHKYTHIDCTVETMNMVAQYLFDYYKAESAGRVYYSIDLTKE; the protein is encoded by the coding sequence ATGATTGTTAGCACCGCAAAAATTGCGGACCTACCTCAGCTGCTCGAGCTGATCGCCGAATACCAAGCTGACGGCGAAGAATTCGAAGCCCTCGCGGAAGACATCAACACAGAATATCTCCGTGAGATTCTGGAGAATGACCGGCTGGGCCATGTGATTATCGGCTATACGTCGAGCGGAGTGCCAGTCGGCTTTCTGCTCATGTACCTCACGCCCTCGACGCTCGAAGCGCAGCGCATCCCCACAATTCTCGATCTGTTCGTGCGGGTCAACCAGCGCGAGAAGGGTTTCGGGCGGCAGCTCTTCGACCATGCGATCCGCTGGGCGAAGAAGCACAAATACACGCACATTGACTGCACCGTCGAAACCATGAACATGGTCGCACAGTACCTCTTTGACTATTACAAGGCCGAATCCGCCGGCCGTGTGTACTACTCGATTGACCTTACCAAAGAATAG
- a CDS encoding acetyl-CoA C-acyltransferase: protein MPPVYLVDALRTPVGKHNGILKSVRPDDMAALVLKKIAERNRLDPGLIDEVYLGCANQAGEDNRNVARMAVLLAGFPHSVPAVTINRLCASGLEAAACAYRAIASGEGHCYIAGGVESMTRAPFSVPKLDNGFAFGNLTAWDTTLGWRYPNPALKELFPLESMGETAENIYEKWNIARELQDQFALESHQKAVTAHERGLFKDEIIPVEIPQRKGDPLVLDRDEGPRGDTTLEKLASLKPAFRKGGTVTAGNSSSLNDGAAALLICSEQFVKEHNLKPLARIAGTASAGVDPRIMGIGPVNAVEKLLSRTGLTRFEIGLWEINEAFAVQVLAVVAELDPHIDRVNPKGGAIAIGHPLGMSGARILGTLARSMRDAGTRWGVASLCVGVGQGQAILLENLN from the coding sequence ATGCCCCCAGTCTATCTCGTTGACGCCCTCCGCACGCCGGTTGGCAAACACAATGGAATCCTGAAATCAGTCCGGCCCGACGACATGGCCGCGCTGGTACTGAAAAAGATCGCCGAACGCAACCGGCTCGATCCCGGTTTGATTGACGAAGTCTATCTGGGCTGCGCGAATCAAGCCGGCGAAGACAATCGCAACGTCGCGCGCATGGCCGTGCTGCTGGCGGGCTTTCCGCACTCCGTACCCGCCGTGACGATCAACCGTCTATGCGCATCGGGGCTGGAAGCCGCAGCATGCGCTTATCGTGCCATTGCATCCGGTGAAGGACATTGCTACATTGCAGGGGGAGTGGAGTCCATGACCCGTGCACCGTTCTCCGTGCCCAAGCTCGACAACGGCTTCGCCTTCGGTAATCTCACGGCCTGGGACACAACGCTCGGCTGGCGCTACCCGAATCCCGCGCTCAAAGAGCTGTTCCCACTCGAGAGCATGGGCGAGACGGCCGAGAATATTTACGAGAAGTGGAACATCGCGCGCGAACTTCAGGACCAATTCGCGCTCGAATCGCATCAGAAAGCCGTCACCGCACACGAACGCGGTCTGTTCAAGGACGAAATTATTCCGGTGGAGATCCCGCAAAGGAAGGGTGATCCACTCGTGCTCGACCGCGACGAAGGGCCGCGCGGTGATACCACGCTGGAAAAACTGGCCTCGCTGAAACCCGCGTTCCGCAAGGGCGGCACGGTCACGGCGGGCAATTCATCGAGTTTGAACGACGGCGCCGCGGCGCTCTTAATCTGCTCCGAGCAGTTTGTCAAAGAACACAACCTCAAGCCGCTGGCCCGTATCGCGGGAACGGCGTCCGCCGGGGTTGATCCGCGCATCATGGGCATCGGCCCCGTCAATGCTGTCGAAAAGCTGCTCTCCCGCACGGGCCTGACACGCTTCGAAATCGGCCTATGGGAGATCAACGAGGCGTTCGCCGTGCAAGTCCTGGCCGTGGTGGCGGAACTGGATCCGCACATAGACCGTGTTAACCCCAAGGGCGGAGCCATTGCCATCGGCCACCCTCTGGGGATGTCCGGGGCGCGCATATTAGGCACCCTTGCACGCTCTATGCGGGACGCCGGTACCCGTTGGGGTGTCGCCAGTCTCTGTGTTGGGGTCGGACAGGGTCAGGCTATCTTATTGGAAAATCTAAATTAA
- a CDS encoding HNH endonuclease — protein sequence MQNVWFFQANPDTYDVDQYLADCDYIYWSVKIGKHVREIRIGDEAYLWRARGKTGGPRGILARCIVAELPKTENFDHPVSFGKEYWLDNSYSADFHTGLRVVQFAPRGAVLIDEMVLSTHPVLCNLLAIRQKTGTSFREDDANIAKELRNLWNLQDSLSDPNLEFQAKEGTQKLRSHLYYERDARLVKEKKRQFEAKHSRLFCEICGFDFHTIYGDIGRGFIEVHHLNPISTGEVRVTTVSDLLCVCSNCHNMLHKAGNMEENLTSLKEQFSKGVTPPNLPKG from the coding sequence ATGCAAAACGTCTGGTTTTTCCAAGCCAACCCCGACACGTATGATGTCGACCAGTATCTCGCGGACTGCGACTACATCTATTGGAGCGTAAAGATTGGCAAACATGTCCGCGAAATTCGAATTGGAGACGAGGCATACCTTTGGCGTGCTCGGGGCAAGACTGGTGGGCCGCGTGGAATACTTGCTCGGTGCATAGTCGCGGAGTTACCCAAAACTGAGAACTTCGACCATCCTGTCAGCTTTGGCAAAGAGTACTGGCTCGACAACAGTTATAGCGCAGACTTCCATACTGGACTGCGTGTAGTTCAGTTTGCGCCGCGTGGTGCCGTGCTTATTGACGAGATGGTTCTAAGTACGCATCCCGTCTTATGCAATCTTCTCGCGATACGGCAAAAGACAGGGACTTCCTTCCGGGAAGATGATGCCAACATAGCTAAAGAGTTGCGCAACCTCTGGAATTTGCAAGACTCCTTATCGGACCCAAACCTTGAGTTCCAAGCAAAGGAAGGAACGCAGAAGCTGCGAAGCCACCTTTACTACGAGCGGGATGCGCGTCTCGTCAAAGAAAAGAAGAGACAGTTTGAGGCGAAACACTCGCGACTCTTTTGTGAGATTTGTGGTTTCGATTTCCATACCATTTACGGCGATATTGGCCGTGGATTCATTGAGGTACATCACCTGAATCCCATTTCTACTGGTGAGGTGCGAGTCACGACAGTATCCGACTTGTTGTGTGTTTGTTCAAACTGCCACAACATGCTGCACAAGGCGGGTAACATGGAGGAGAACCTGACCTCACTGAAAGAGCAGTTTTCCAAAGGCGTCACGCCCCCGAATTTGCCCAAAGGCTAA
- a CDS encoding patatin-like phospholipase family protein, whose protein sequence is MNPYLLLAMQGGGAYGSYQAGMLAEYFERGGQPYNGGYGVSVGGLNVAQLFGTSDGSLETSKIAQAPNAARLATLWESEISANASVYIPHAATGALTVSVRKLLGKNLHGDLAVAMLRKQASVYDTSPLRKLLHKHLGHKKWPDNVCVGAVQLQTGEFTEMALNAPPRGRSAVDAVMASAAIPIVFPPIFYFVDGGVTDVTPLRRVFKQFNEQRKARAERMLSPQPLELHILRASAFPRPMPGRLSAS, encoded by the coding sequence ATGAACCCCTATCTCCTACTCGCCATGCAGGGCGGCGGTGCCTACGGCTCCTATCAGGCCGGGATGCTCGCCGAGTACTTTGAGCGCGGCGGCCAGCCTTACAACGGCGGGTACGGCGTCTCCGTGGGCGGATTGAATGTCGCGCAGCTCTTCGGCACCTCCGATGGCTCTTTGGAAACCAGTAAGATCGCGCAGGCACCCAACGCCGCGCGGCTGGCGACGCTGTGGGAGTCGGAAATCTCGGCCAACGCCTCGGTCTACATTCCTCATGCGGCTACCGGTGCGCTGACCGTCAGCGTGCGAAAGCTGTTGGGCAAGAACCTGCACGGCGACTTGGCGGTGGCCATGCTGCGCAAGCAGGCCTCGGTCTACGATACCTCGCCGCTGCGCAAACTGCTGCACAAACACCTCGGCCACAAGAAATGGCCCGACAATGTCTGCGTCGGCGCGGTACAGTTGCAGACTGGCGAGTTTACGGAGATGGCGCTGAATGCCCCGCCGCGCGGCAGGAGTGCGGTGGATGCGGTCATGGCCTCGGCGGCGATTCCGATTGTCTTTCCGCCGATTTTCTATTTCGTGGACGGCGGCGTGACTGATGTGACGCCGTTGCGCCGCGTATTTAAACAGTTCAACGAGCAGCGCAAAGCCCGCGCGGAGCGCATGCTGTCGCCGCAGCCGCTTGAATTGCATATCCTGCGTGCGTCGGCTTTCCCGCGCCCGATGCCGGGCCGTTTGAGCGCGTCGTGA
- a CDS encoding class I SAM-dependent methyltransferase — MTTSNNLDATTAPPLAHPGHAQNRQWWDEVTPVHARSEMYDVAGFLAGKPALDRLESDWLGEVAGRRVLHLQCHFGKSTIELARRGAAAVVGVDFSPVALATARDLAQKAGLADRVTFIESDVLLLDNVLHEQFDIIFTSYGVLGWLSDLYRWGEVVAKLLKPGGRFVIVEIHPTLMMLDWEDGKFTVKYGYFHCADGLELPPMPDYADNSYVPQAQTREWQWSPPMSFAV, encoded by the coding sequence ATGACAACTTCCAATAACTTAGACGCCACAACCGCGCCGCCATTAGCGCACCCCGGGCATGCCCAAAACCGCCAATGGTGGGATGAAGTGACTCCGGTTCACGCCCGCAGCGAAATGTACGACGTGGCGGGCTTTCTGGCCGGAAAACCCGCGCTTGACCGATTGGAGTCGGACTGGCTGGGAGAGGTTGCAGGTCGGCGCGTGCTCCACTTGCAGTGCCACTTTGGGAAATCCACGATTGAGCTGGCCCGCCGGGGTGCGGCGGCCGTCGTCGGCGTGGACTTTTCACCGGTCGCTCTTGCCACGGCCCGCGACTTGGCGCAGAAAGCCGGGCTGGCCGACCGCGTGACATTTATCGAGAGCGATGTCCTGCTGCTCGACAATGTTCTGCACGAGCAGTTCGACATCATCTTCACCAGCTACGGCGTCCTCGGCTGGCTATCCGACCTGTACCGTTGGGGTGAAGTCGTCGCCAAACTCCTCAAACCTGGCGGTCGCTTCGTGATCGTTGAAATTCACCCGACGCTCATGATGCTCGATTGGGAGGATGGAAAATTCACTGTGAAATACGGGTACTTCCACTGTGCCGACGGTCTGGAACTGCCGCCGATGCCCGACTACGCGGACAACAGCTACGTGCCGCAGGCGCAGACGCGCGAGTGGCAGTGGAGTCCGCCGATGTCTTTCGCAGTTTGA
- a CDS encoding T9SS type A sorting domain-containing protein encodes MHFQHKPRILRRRDLRRELLLKVDRCEFLDNDSPDNGRNLCSIRSDVVFESCDFGFHGGEFSGWGSRSSIGASSGELELRDCRIHDVGHGGQACAFIDHALGGSGPWEIRIFGCAFTNNRLIQLYSSTGSAANTFVLDSCVFADNEIGFGVFRGWEHSGMARATLTRNWFENNVPIPNYGMQGLIVLDLIPSRCVVEENYFDSNQGYDFACVGISNAGHPQYRRVWRNYFVNNSSTPEVDGGSKTVALSQVFPGVIEYNAFIGNQGVAVYTSPWSDSTGYALNNYWGSTSGPFEALRNPQGQGDTADSRTRFDPWLESEGGIPDTTILPNAADDWHWPVPSTWYIANVYPNPFNSQFHVELQGMAGAGFEIRLFDLLGREVALLHAGRTLPGNLSFNAPAGLGAGVYFLRAQDRYYGETKKVLYLK; translated from the coding sequence TTGCATTTTCAGCACAAACCGCGGATTTTACGGCGGCGCGATCTACGCCGAGAACTGCTCCTAAAGGTTGATCGCTGTGAGTTTCTTGACAATGACTCACCCGACAATGGCCGCAATCTGTGCTCGATCCGCAGCGACGTCGTTTTTGAATCCTGTGACTTTGGCTTTCACGGCGGAGAGTTCAGCGGTTGGGGCAGCCGGAGCTCGATCGGCGCATCCAGCGGCGAACTCGAGCTCCGCGACTGCCGGATCCATGATGTCGGTCACGGTGGCCAGGCCTGCGCCTTCATTGACCACGCGTTGGGCGGCAGCGGTCCGTGGGAAATTCGCATTTTCGGCTGCGCGTTCACCAATAACCGTCTCATTCAACTCTACTCGTCAACGGGAAGTGCCGCCAACACATTTGTTCTGGATTCGTGCGTGTTCGCGGACAATGAAATCGGTTTCGGAGTGTTTCGCGGCTGGGAGCATTCCGGCATGGCGCGCGCCACGCTGACTCGCAATTGGTTTGAGAATAATGTCCCCATTCCCAACTATGGGATGCAAGGTTTGATCGTCTTGGACCTTATTCCGTCCCGGTGCGTCGTTGAGGAAAACTACTTCGACTCGAACCAAGGATATGACTTCGCCTGTGTCGGCATTTCAAATGCCGGACATCCACAGTATCGCCGCGTGTGGCGAAACTACTTTGTCAACAACAGCAGCACACCAGAGGTGGATGGCGGCAGCAAGACTGTGGCGCTCTCGCAGGTGTTCCCCGGCGTGATCGAGTACAACGCCTTCATTGGTAATCAAGGTGTGGCCGTATACACCTCACCATGGTCCGACTCGACGGGGTACGCGTTAAACAACTATTGGGGCAGCACAAGCGGCCCCTTCGAAGCGCTTAGAAACCCGCAGGGCCAAGGGGACACAGCCGATTCCCGAACAAGGTTCGATCCGTGGCTGGAAAGCGAAGGGGGCATTCCCGACACGACCATCCTGCCTAACGCCGCAGATGACTGGCATTGGCCGGTGCCCTCTACGTGGTACATTGCGAACGTCTACCCGAATCCGTTCAATTCCCAATTCCACGTTGAACTGCAGGGCATGGCCGGCGCAGGTTTTGAGATTCGTCTGTTTGATCTGCTTGGTCGCGAGGTAGCACTCCTGCATGCGGGCCGTACGTTGCCCGGCAACTTGTCCTTCAACGCGCCCGCCGGACTTGGCGCAGGGGTGTATTTCCTTCGGGCGCAGGATCGCTACTACGGCGAGACGAAAAAAGTTCTGTATTTGAAGTAG
- a CDS encoding LemA family protein, whose translation MVFLILLGIIAVVGLWVMGLYNGLVTLRNQVKGAWSQIDVQLKRRHDLIPNLVEVVKDYMSYEQETLEKVIKARNTAVAASGPAQVSAAENQLTGALRQMFAVFENYPDLKANQNVMKLQEELTSTENKIAFARQYFNDSVMTYNTKQELFPANLFAATLGFKKEEYYQVPEEEKQNVKVDLR comes from the coding sequence ATGGTATTTCTAATTCTTTTAGGTATCATTGCCGTGGTAGGGCTGTGGGTGATGGGGCTCTACAACGGGTTGGTCACGTTGCGTAATCAGGTCAAAGGGGCCTGGTCGCAGATTGACGTGCAGCTCAAGCGCCGCCACGACCTGATTCCCAATCTCGTTGAAGTGGTCAAGGACTACATGTCCTATGAGCAAGAGACGCTCGAGAAGGTAATCAAGGCACGCAATACCGCAGTGGCGGCCAGCGGTCCGGCGCAGGTATCCGCCGCTGAAAACCAGTTAACCGGGGCGCTGCGGCAGATGTTTGCGGTGTTTGAGAATTACCCGGACCTGAAGGCCAACCAGAACGTGATGAAGCTGCAGGAAGAGCTGACTTCGACGGAAAACAAGATCGCCTTTGCGCGGCAGTACTTCAACGATTCAGTGATGACCTATAACACGAAGCAGGAGCTGTTTCCAGCTAATCTGTTTGCGGCTACGCTGGGATTCAAGAAGGAAGAGTACTATCAGGTTCCCGAAGAAGAGAAGCAGAATGTGAAGGTTGACCTGCGGTGA
- a CDS encoding M48 family metallopeptidase — MSDYRRDFAAEIRSNKRKSFLLFLGLPILLVGMCWVIGEQYGRGDLGLLGGLVVAVGGMVITYTLGDDIILGFTGAREATWESDQMLFNVVDEMRIAAGLPMPRVYVVDSFALNAFATGWSPDNAAVAVTRGLLEKLNRDELQGVIAHEMGHVANFDIRYMMIVATMVGAIALIADGYRRTLWYGSGRVGRASSKDSGKAIFAVIGLVLAILAPLAAYLMQATISRKREYLADATSARLTRNPLGLAAALSKIEQSVSTTPLPWVNRATMHLFIIHPLRYMDGSQVPCSRRIRRPRTGFRGCRPWPVYRRMSPTRLSEIRHI, encoded by the coding sequence GTGAGCGATTACCGCCGCGATTTTGCCGCTGAGATTCGCTCCAATAAGCGAAAATCGTTTCTGCTGTTTCTGGGACTGCCGATCCTGCTGGTTGGCATGTGCTGGGTGATTGGCGAACAGTACGGGCGCGGCGATCTTGGACTGTTGGGCGGCCTGGTCGTGGCCGTCGGCGGCATGGTCATCACGTACACACTCGGCGACGATATCATTCTGGGCTTCACCGGGGCGCGCGAAGCGACGTGGGAAAGTGATCAGATGCTCTTCAACGTGGTGGACGAGATGCGGATCGCCGCCGGGCTGCCGATGCCGCGCGTCTATGTGGTGGACTCATTCGCCCTCAACGCGTTCGCGACGGGGTGGTCGCCGGACAATGCGGCCGTGGCCGTTACGCGCGGTCTCCTCGAGAAGCTCAATCGCGACGAGCTGCAGGGCGTGATTGCGCACGAAATGGGACACGTCGCGAATTTCGATATTCGCTACATGATGATTGTGGCAACAATGGTCGGCGCCATCGCCTTGATCGCGGACGGTTACCGGCGCACGCTATGGTATGGCAGCGGTCGAGTGGGCCGGGCGTCAAGCAAAGACTCGGGCAAAGCGATCTTCGCGGTCATTGGTTTGGTGCTCGCGATCCTGGCCCCGCTGGCTGCCTACCTGATGCAGGCGACGATTTCGCGCAAACGGGAATATCTGGCCGATGCCACCAGCGCGCGGCTAACGCGCAATCCGCTCGGTTTGGCGGCGGCGCTTTCCAAGATCGAGCAATCGGTCAGTACCACGCCGCTGCCGTGGGTGAATCGTGCCACGATGCATCTTTTCATTATTCACCCGCTGCGATATATGGATGGCAGTCAGGTGCCATGTTCTCGACGCATCCGCCGACCAAGGACCGGGTTTCGCGGTTGCAGGCCATGGCCAGTTTACAGGAGGATGTCACCCACGCGGCTGAGTGAGATTCGTCACATTTAG
- a CDS encoding VCBS repeat-containing protein yields MRRNICLAVCWCALAWSNVTWAQSPFEEIGAQVGLTEPGQAGCPRWFDFEGDGDLDLLRTIRYNNAVELYLNEAGQFTRLDEIGLPTDSDIQSVVPVDFDRDGDVDLFLGGYHTNLLFMVNEGGQFVERAEGLRFDRHQRRPRLFLAGSRRR; encoded by the coding sequence ATGCGTCGCAACATCTGTTTGGCTGTTTGTTGGTGCGCACTGGCTTGGAGCAACGTGACATGGGCGCAGAGTCCCTTCGAAGAGATCGGTGCGCAGGTGGGGCTGACGGAGCCGGGCCAGGCGGGCTGCCCGCGCTGGTTCGATTTCGAGGGCGATGGCGATCTGGACTTGTTACGGACGATACGCTATAACAATGCCGTTGAACTCTATCTGAATGAGGCCGGTCAATTCACGCGCCTGGATGAAATCGGGCTGCCGACCGACAGTGACATTCAAAGCGTTGTTCCCGTTGATTTCGACCGTGACGGCGACGTTGACTTGTTCTTAGGCGGCTATCACACGAACTTGCTGTTCATGGTCAACGAGGGCGGGCAGTTCGTCGAACGCGCGGAGGGCCTACGGTTTGACCGTCACCAACGGCGTCCGCGATTATTTCTGGCTGGATCTCGACGGCGATGA